From Fusobacterium varium:
ATGAAACTATTACAGAATATAATAATCTGGCATTTATGGGAAGCAATATTATTAGTGGAGCAGCAGCGGGAATAGTAATTTCTGTTGGAAATGATACCATATTTGGTTCAATGGCACAATCAATATCAGAAGAACCAATAGTTACAAGCTTTGAAAAAGGGGTAAATTCAGTTTCATGGGTACTTATTCGTTTCATGTTAGTAATGGTTCCAGTAGTGTTTTTTATTAATGGAATGACAAAAGGAAATTGGATACAAGCTTTTCTTTTTGCAGTATCAATAGCTGTAGGACTTACTCCTGAAATGCTTCCTATGATAGTAACTACTTGCTTAGCAAAAGGTGCAGTATCTATGTCAAAGAAAAAAACTATTGTAAAAAATCTTAATTCTATTCAGAACTTTGGAGCTATAGATATTCTATGCACAGATAAGACTGGAACTCTGACACAAGATAAGGTAGTATTAGAATATCATATGAATGTTCATGGAAAAGAAGACAGTCGAGTATTGCGTCATGCTTTTCTCAATAGCTGGTATCAAACAGGACTTAAAAATCTTATGGATGTATCAATCATTCAAAGAACTGAAGAAGAAAGCAGAGAAGATAAATCATTAAAAAGTCTAGCTGAAATGTATAAAAAAGTAGATGAAATACCATTTGATTTTTCTCGTCGTCGTATGACAGTAGTTGTTGAAGATAATAGTGGAAAAACACAGATGATTACTAAGGGAGCAGTAGAAGAAATGCTTTCTATATGTACACATGTAGAATATAAAGGGAAAGTAGAACTTTTAAATGAGGAATTAAAAAAAGATATACTTCAAACAGTAAATGATTTTAATGAAGATGGAATGAGAGTCATAGCAGTAGCACAAAAGACGAATCCTTCTCCAGCGGGAGCTTTTGGAGTAAAAGATGAATGTGATATGGTTCTTATAGGATATCTTGCTTTTCTTGACCCGCCAAAGGAAACAACAGCTAAAGCAATACAGGCACTGAAAGAATATGGAGTTGTAACTAAAATATTAACTGGAGATAATGATAAGGTAACTAGAAGCATATGTCAGAAAGTAGGGCTTAAAGTAGAAAAAATATTATTGGGATCTGACTTAGATAAAATGACTGATTATGACTTAGGAAAATCAACAGAAAATATAAGTGTATTTGCAAAACTTTCGCCTGATCAAAAAGCCAGAATAGTAAAAGTACTTCGTGATAATGGACATACTGTAGGCTTTATGGGGGATGGAATAAATGATGCAGCAGCTATGAAAGCAGCAGATATAGGGATATCAGTAGATACAGCTGTAGATATTGCTAAAGAATCAGCAGATATTATTCTTTTGGAAAAAGATCTTATGGTACTTGAGGAAGGGATAATAGAAGGGCGTAAAACATATGCCAATATGATAAAATATATAAAAATGACTGCGTCATCAAACTTTGGAAATATGTTTTCAGTGCTTGCAGCTAGTGCATTTATTCCTTTTTTGCCTATGATGAGTGTACAGCTGATATTTTTAAATTTGATATATGATCTTTCTTGTACAGCCATTCCTTGGGATAATGTAGATGATAAATTTTTAAGAATACCAAGAAAATGGGATGCATCATCTGTTGGGAAATTTATGTTGTGGATAGGGCCTACAAGTTCAATATTTGATATAACTACATATCTTGTATTATATTTTGTTATATGTCCAATGTTTGTATCAGGAGGATTGCCTTATCATATGATTCCAGCATCAGATGAAACTATGAGAACTATGTTTATAGCATTATTTCAAACTGGATGGTTTGTTGAATCTATGTGGACACAAACTTTAGTTATTCATATGATAAGAACACCAAAAATTCCATTTATTCAGAGCAGAGCATCTCTATCAGTAAGTTTGCTTACTTGCAGTGGAATATTGTTTCTTTCATTAATTCCATATACAAAACTTGGAGAAATGATAGGACTTACAGTACTGCCAGCTGTATACTGGCCTTTCTTAATAATAACAGTTATTCTTTATATGATACTTGTTACACTTTTAAAGAAAGTATATGTAAAACGTTATGGAGAGCTTTTATAAAATTAAAAAAAGGAGTGGGGAATTTCCACTCCTTTTTTAGTAAAATATATTTTAATTTATTTACATTAAAAGAATTGAAATTTTATCAAGATTTTTTTATTTTCTAAATTTATTATAAAAACTTTTATTTGATTCTATAATTTTGTAAAATAAAAAGAAAATATTTTATAAAAAAGAGTTTTTTTATATAAAAAAAATAATATGGAATATAAATAAAAATATGGTTAACAAAATTATTTTTAATGAGTATAAGATAAAAATGCTTTATAAAATCTTCTTAAAAATAATTAACTATACAGATTTGGTAAAAAAATCAAAGAAATGTATAATTCATATATCTCTAGAGAAAATCTAAAAAATTTGATATTCTATATTGAATTTAATAAATATAGATAGCTTGGAGGAAATATGAGTAAATGGACAATGATTTATGATGAATGTTATGAGGAAATAGTTCAGGAAATAAAAAAAACTAGAGAAGAAAAATATACTCAAAAGGAGTTTTCACAAAAATTGGGAATATCACAAAAAACAGTAAGTTGTTATGAGAACTGCAGAAATGAAATGAACATAAAATTGCTTGCAGAAATTTGTGAAATATTAGATATAAATTTTATGAAAAGAATGGAAATATTTTTTAAAGCATATAGTTCAAAGAAAAAGAAGAAAAAATAATATATTACAAATTTGGTATAAAATAAATAATGATGTATAATCCAGTTATCTCTAGAGAAAAAATAAAAAATGGAGGAATTAATATGGCAGATACATTTACAGGGAATCAATTAAAAGCAATACCAATAGAATCATTAGTAGCAAGTCCATTAGTAGCAGTAGTAGATGCACAGAAACAATTAAGTGCTTCTATGTATAGTTTCATTAAAGAGGTGGCTCTTGATGAAAATGGAAATGTAAAAAATGTTAATTTTAACTATTCAGCAGTTGAAAATGGAGAAAAAGTAGAAAAAACTATTTCTGCACCATTTATTGCAATGACAGGGATTCCAAATTTATCAATGGAACTGGTTACAATAGATTTTGAAATGGAAATTTCAACTTCAGATACAAGTACAAGTTCTACTGATGTGGGAGCAAGTGTTTCAGGAGGATGTTTTGGAGTAAAATTTAGTGGTAGTGTATCACATAAATCAGAACAAACAAGAAAATCAGATACAAGATCTAAATATACTTTCCATGTAGAAGCTAAAAAACAAGATACTCCAGAACCATTAATGAGAATAATTGAAGCAATAACTAATGATGTAACAAAACCATCTCAAATAACAGATGGAAATGCACCTAGAAATAGTGAGAGTATTATAAATACTCAAGAAACAGCTGCATAATAATTTAATGGGAGCTCATTAGAGCTCCCTGACAAAAGGAGGAGAAAATGATAAAATGTTATCCTTGGAAATTTAGAAAGTCACAAAATGACCAATCTCTTTCAGATATAACAAGAGGGCTTCTTTATTCAGCCAACGCTGCTCAGCAAATATTAAATAATCATTATATTGAGTCCATAGCTAAGTATTTTGATGAAGATGGCAACCCTATAATGTATAATTTCAAAGTGCAAGATAATAAAAAAGCAAGTATTCCTCTTTTAGCTTTAACAGAACCTAAAGGATTAAGGCTTAAAGAAATAGAAATAGATCTTAATGTCAGAATAGATGAGGGAAAAGTAAAAACTAAAGATGGGATTCCTGAAGAAGATGAAGTAAGATATGCTGACAGAACAAGTTTTGAGGTTACTCTTGCTCCTACTAGTGATAATACTAAAGGAAGAACTTCGAATAATATAGGAATAAAATTAAAATTTGAAGAACAGGATAATCCAGAAGGAATAGAAAGAATAATGGATGAATTTAGAAACAGACCTCTTATATACACTATGCTTGATACAGAAGGAAATGAAGAAGATATTGAAGAAGAGGAAGAAGAAATAGAAGAGGTGCCAAAGAAAAAAAGCTCTTTAAAGAAAAAACATAAAAAAGCTTTATATGATGAAGATGATGAATAAAAAAATTAAAAACTTCTTCCAAAAGATAAAAAGAAAATTTTTTAAAACTCCTGAAGAAAATAGAGAGGATTTTTCTAAAAAAATATTCTATATAGCTGATGAAATAACATATTTAGAAAATACACTTAAAAAATATAATTTTTATTCAGCTAGAATATATTTTTCTTTTAAAGATGATAGTATAATAGAGGATATAGAGAAGGGTTTAGAAAAAAGAAAATTATTTAATTATGAAATCATCAAAAAAGATAATAACATAAAGCTGATACTTACTAAAAAATAGGAGGTAGGAATGAAAGTTAAAGATATATGTGAAATTATTGATACCCAAAAAGTTATGAGAGTAATAGCTTTAAATGAAATAAGTGGAAATGAAAATGTCATATGTAAATTTAGTTTTGCTGGAGGGATATCTGGATATAGTTTTGGAAGAAGTCAGTTTGATGTGAAACATAATGAAGCAGCTAGAAATTTTCTCAAGAACAAATGTAGTTTTACACAGGTAGAAATAGATAAACTTTTAAGATTAGATAAAGATATAGCTCCATTGAATGAAAAATTAAAAGCTCATAGAAAAGAGATAGATGAACTTGATACAGAGCATGTAAAAAAAATGATAACATATGTTTCAACATTAGAAAAACTTCCAGATATGGATGAAAAAACTTTTGTTCATTTGGTTGATTATCATAATCAATTTAATTTAAATAGGAATGGAAAAATGCACCAATGGCTGCAATCAAAATCACTATTGACACCAGATGATGTACTTAACTTTAAGTTAGGATTAAAATGGGGAAAAGAGCATCCAGAAGATGTCAAAAGAAGATGGAATAATATAGAAAGAGAATGGTAAAATAAAAAATTGAGGAGGCTTAATTATGGATATAATAAATAAATTAAGACAGAATACTATTATTTTTGCAGGATATGGATATTATGAAAAAACAATTGATGTAACTGAAAAGATAAAAGCTGGATATAAAGCAGGAAAAAGAGAATTTAAAGCAGGAAATGATATTGCAGGAGATCCTTTTGTAGGCAGAAGAAAATCTTTATATATCATTTGGACAGAAAATGGAATAACAAAATCAGGAACTGTTGAAGAGGGAGATGGAAAAGGAATCGTCCTTCCAAAAACTTTGGCAGTAGCTGATTAGTAAAGCAATTTCATAAAAACTGAATATTGAAAATCAATAATAGAAAGCTGTGATAAAAGTGATGTTTTATCCAGCTTTTTCTTTAATAAGAATATTTTATAAAATTTTTATTAAACTCTTGTTATTAACTAAAAAATAATAGCTATAAATGGGAAAAATAGACTTTAAAACTGGATTTAAATAGGACTCGATTTTTTGAAATAATGGAGGGAAAGATGGAGAATTTAGAAAATGTAAAAAAAGATCAGAATTTTTTGGAAATCAATAACAGAGTAAAAAGAATTAAAAATTTGGTATTACTTATTTTTATATGTTTATCGCTTTTTTTCATGGGAAGGTTTTTTTATATAATGTATGATGAAAAAATAAATTTAGATAATGAAATAGAAAAATCATTATCACTGGCAGAAAAAAAATTAAATATGTATTTAAAAACTTTTAAATGGGAAGAGATAGATGAAAAGAAAATTAATTATAATACTATATTTCAAAATTATCTTACATATAAACCTAAGACAAATATAAATCAAAATTACACAATATATAAGTTGCCATATGTTAGAGAAAAGTTTTCTTCAATTATTAACAATGGAATAATTATATCAAAAGAGAATGAGAGAAATAATAAAAAATTAGAAGGAATTTTGTCTAAGGAATTAAGTACTTTAAATGAAATAGAAAAAATGTTAGAAAATAAAAATTTAAAAAATACCAGAATAATAGCAGTAAATAATGACTACAGAATAATTTTTTCTAGAGAAGTACTTAATGAATTGAAGGAAAAATACTATAGTGAATCACTAAAATATCCAATAATTTCTGGAAAAAATATGAGGTTTTACAAGAAGGAAAATGGAAAAATTTATTATTTAGAAATAAAAAATTATAATTTGTTTTTAAAAACTCTTCTTAAAACTTCAGAATTTAAAAGATATGAGTATTTATTTTTAATATCTCCATCAACAAGATATATATACCATCCTAAAGAGGAACTTTTAGGAATGGATTTATTTAGTGAGTCTTTAATAGATAAAGATAAGAATTTGAATAAAGCTGCAAAAGTACTGTATAAAA
This genomic window contains:
- the mgtB gene encoding magnesium-translocating P-type ATPase yields the protein MMKEKMKKNYLKKNVEKAVQKDKVNSRMEYAANSDIADILKKFGSTTKGIAKERIKFSREKYGRNKVTHGKKKSLLKKICDAFVNPFTAILFCLAIVSGITDIIIPIYHKTPEDVDIMTVTIILTMVIISGALRFIQEARSNNAAERLLEMITTTTCVERIEDGKKEIPLEEVVVGDIVHLAAGDMIPADMRIIEAKDLFISQSALTGESEPLEKTPEVSKRKNETITEYNNLAFMGSNIISGAAAGIVISVGNDTIFGSMAQSISEEPIVTSFEKGVNSVSWVLIRFMLVMVPVVFFINGMTKGNWIQAFLFAVSIAVGLTPEMLPMIVTTCLAKGAVSMSKKKTIVKNLNSIQNFGAIDILCTDKTGTLTQDKVVLEYHMNVHGKEDSRVLRHAFLNSWYQTGLKNLMDVSIIQRTEEESREDKSLKSLAEMYKKVDEIPFDFSRRRMTVVVEDNSGKTQMITKGAVEEMLSICTHVEYKGKVELLNEELKKDILQTVNDFNEDGMRVIAVAQKTNPSPAGAFGVKDECDMVLIGYLAFLDPPKETTAKAIQALKEYGVVTKILTGDNDKVTRSICQKVGLKVEKILLGSDLDKMTDYDLGKSTENISVFAKLSPDQKARIVKVLRDNGHTVGFMGDGINDAAAMKAADIGISVDTAVDIAKESADIILLEKDLMVLEEGIIEGRKTYANMIKYIKMTASSNFGNMFSVLAASAFIPFLPMMSVQLIFLNLIYDLSCTAIPWDNVDDKFLRIPRKWDASSVGKFMLWIGPTSSIFDITTYLVLYFVICPMFVSGGLPYHMIPASDETMRTMFIALFQTGWFVESMWTQTLVIHMIRTPKIPFIQSRASLSVSLLTCSGILFLSLIPYTKLGEMIGLTVLPAVYWPFLIITVILYMILVTLLKKVYVKRYGELL